One region of Culex pipiens pallens isolate TS chromosome 2, TS_CPP_V2, whole genome shotgun sequence genomic DNA includes:
- the LOC120412789 gene encoding LOW QUALITY PROTEIN: tubulin monoglutamylase TTLL4 (The sequence of the model RefSeq protein was modified relative to this genomic sequence to represent the inferred CDS: deleted 1 base in 1 codon) produces the protein MHHQLSSSKVPSFTSLPCATTMRAVVLKIISALLYLCYECFHYITTKFATVMDFKQQNGSSPGQTQQLRSNSRLWHQSSTATNGASSVATIAPQKVTMRRRCRSESWSESLPMAPMMYHEVKSGKSRLQQGHGHSRARGGEVPTLLIESFSLQGNGRKQSDLLPSITINSAKENVIQNGVNAKDVYLSDLDGYRKDRRNGYYMAGERQLESRFARNLESSFNPRMDRRKMRARSESEPHEIYTSPTVFGSGRTYSGWSAHRDQVRDVSLKRTRDTISPTLEADEALEAMCSSINSKDSPPSKILNANDTASLDEAVNRAAASLQKRKVTKTAQNAVNGARATKTVRTRTGSTVNIYKSSLKSAPTSVSAIVASGGVVAANMGRKSVSPPLLLLKPGTTSPTPSGMSTGTSGGESVHTQDLDTETIGHSDLAEDDLDDEECDGEEDDLDDDDVLPEDDEVLNGSITDSEDNYQTHLAAYQARAKSNSTSPSPSPSIRGPVTSIGCVHGGCPPEGPLAPSLFAYVPPYITFSTHEEKGPPMPPAIHKVLKWKMTLITPIVVRKVLLNSGFRLLKKTNDWVGIWGKHMKSPCFKTLRPYQKFNHLPGSFQIGRKDRVWRNLQTQMNRHGKKEFGFMPRTYIIPQDLKLLRQMWPRYSQRGCKWIIKPPASARGTGIKVVNRWSQIPKRKPLIVQRYVERPLLINGSKFDLRLYVLVTSINPLRVYMHTDGLARFASVKYSEKSDTLSDRYMHLTNYSINKLSDKYSANEDADACQGHKWTIKSLWTYFNEKGVNTDRLWGALRNLVLRTVLAGEGPIHAMSKLNVGNRYNCYELFGIDVLLDSELVPWLLEVNISPSLHSASTLDAHVKGPLVKALLNTAMYQVPPRIPQAEQKEILASQGLAGPLCFDKRIYVTALSKVERVKHNQFIQKDVGREDYLSPILDELTPDDVRCLLLAEDELARSAPLERILPAPNSHRYIGFTEHPRYYNRLLDAWEHRYCHNRADGITLLQSLCAQKVHLQVPPSTLKKRQELAKQQQPQMPQAQLKPPHQTTHQQQQLKKAQNPKFTSQACTDRAHKCTKHQHPEADPPQITSNRPYLPRKPKNSNLPMLL, from the exons ATGCATCATCAGCTAAGCAGCTCCAAAGTGCCTTCTTTCACCTCTCTTCCCTGCGCTACGACGATGAGGGCAGTCGTTCTTAAAATAATCTCCGCGTTGTTATATTTGTGCTACGAGTGTTTCCACTAT ATAACGACGAAATTCGCCACCGTGATGGACTTTAAGCAGCAAAACGGCAGCAGTCCCGGCCAGACACAACAGCTACGCAGCAACTCCCGGCTGTGGCACCAGTCTTCAACGGCGACGAACGGAGCATCGTCAGTAGCAACAATTGCGCCCCAGAAAGTCACCATGCGAAGGCGGTGTCGCAGCGAATCTTGGAGTGAAAGTCTTCCCATGGCGCCGATGATGTACCACGAGGTGAAGAGCGGCAAGTCGCGTCTCCAGCAGGGTCATGGTCACAGCAGAGCACGAGGTGGTGAGGTTCCAACGCTGCTGATTGAGTCGTTCAGCTTGCAGGGCAATGGCCGGAAGCAGTCGGACCTGTTGCCCAGCATCACCATCAACAGCGCAAAGGAGAACGTCATCCAGAACGGTGTCAACGCGAAGGACGTCTACCTGAGCGATCTGGATGGTTATAGGAAGGATCGCCGCAATGGGTACTACATGGCAGGAGAGCGACAACTCGAGTCGCGCTTTGCGCGGAACCTGGAAAGCTCTTTCAACCCTCGGATGGACCGTCGGAAAATGCGAGCAAGAAGTGAGTCGGAACCGCATGAGATCTACACCAGTCCGACCGTGTTTGGCAGTGGTAGAACCTACTCCGGTTGGAGTGCCCACCGGGACCAGGTTCGGGATGTATCCCTGAAGCGAACCCGCGACACAATTTCCCCAACCTTAGAAGCTGACGAAGCCCTGGAAGCGATGTGTTCCTCAATCAACTCGAAAGATTCACCCCCTTCTAAAATCCTGAACGCCAACGACACAGCCAGCCTTGACGAAGCTGTCAACCGGGCGGCGGCATCGCTTCAAAAACGTAAGGTAACTAAAACGGCCCAGAACGCCGTCAACGGAGCGCGAGCTACAAAAACGGTTCGCACCCGAACCGGCTCCACGGTCAACATCTACAAATCCAGCCTAAAATCCGCCCCGACGTCCGTCTCGGCCATCGTAGCCTCCGGCGGAGTCGTTGCCGCCAACATGGGTCGCAAATCGGTCTCGCCTCCACTGCTCCTTCTCAAACCGGGAACTACCTCACCAACTCCGTCCGGAATGTCGACCGGCACGAGCGGTGGCGAGTCCGTGCACACACAAGACCTCGACACGGAAACCATCGGCCACTCGGATCTGGCAGAAGACGACCTGGACGACGAA GAGTGCGACGGCGAAGAGGACGACCTGGACGACGACGATGTCCTGCCCGAGGACGACGAAGTGCTGAACGGGTCCATCACCGACTCCGAGGACAACTACCAAACCCATCTCGCAGCGTACCAGGCTCGTGCCAAGTCCAACTCGACCTCCCCGTCGCCATCGCCATCGATTCGCGGACCGGTGACCTCGATCGGTTGCGTGCACGGCGGTTGCCCCCCGGAGGGACCGCTCGCACCCAGTTTATTCGCCTACGTACCGCCCTACATCACGTTCTCGACGCACGAGGAAAAGGGACCGCCGATGCCACCGGCCATTCACAAAGTGCTCAAGTGGAAGATGACGCTGATCACGCCGATCGTGGTGCGTAAAGTCCTACTCAACAGCGGGTTCCGGTTGCTCAAGA AAACCAACGACTGGGTCGGCATCTGGGGCAAGCACATGAAGAGCCCCTGCTTTAAGACGCTCCGGCCGTATCAAAAGTTCAACCACCTGCCGGGAAGCTTCCAAATCGGGCGCAAAGATCGAGTGTGGCGCAACCTGCAGACGCAGATGAACCGCCACGGCAAGAAGGAGTTCGGTTTCATGCCGCGCACGTACATCATACCTCAGGATTTGAAGCTGCTGCGTCAGATGTGGCCCCGGTACAGTCAGCGGGGCTGCAAGTGGATCATCAAGCCACCGGCGTCGGCGCGAGGAACGGGGATCAAGGTCGTCAACCGGTGGTCCCAAATCCCCAAACGGAAGCCACTGATCGTGCAGCGGTACGTCGAGCGCCCGCTGCTCATCAACGGAAGCAAGTTCGACCTGCGGCTGTACGTGCTCGTTACGTCGATCAATCCGCTGCGCGTTTACATGCACACCGACGGACTTGCCCGGTTTGCTTCCGTCAAGTACAGCGAAAAGTCGGACACGCTCAGCGATCGATACATGCATTTAACCAACTACAGTATTAACAAGCTGTCCGACAAGTACAGCGCCAACGAGGACGCGGACGCCTGCCAGGGCCACAAGTGGACCATCAAATCCCTGTGGACGTACTTTAACGAAAAGGGCGTCAACACCGACCGACTGTGGGGAGCGCTTCGGAACCTGGTCCTGCGAACGGTACTCGCCGGCGAAGGCCCCATCCACGCCATGTCCAAGCTGAACGTGGGCAACCGGTACAACTGCTACGAACTGTTCGGCATCGACGTCCTGCTCGACTCCGAGCTCGTGCCGTGGCTGCTGGAAGTTAACATATCACCGTCCCTCCATTCCGCGTCCACGCTGGACGCCCACGTAAAAGGTCCGCTCGTGAAGGCGCTGCTCAACACCGCCATGTATCAG GTTCCTCCCAGGATACCGCAGGCGGAGCAGAAAGAAATCCTCGCCAGCCAGGGCTTGGCTGGTCCGCTGTGCTTCGACAAACGCATCTACGTGACCGCCCTGTCGAAGGTCGAGCGAGTGAAACACAACCAGTTCATCCAGAAGGACGTGGGCAGGGAAGAT TATCTCAGCCCCATCCTCGACGAGCTAACCCCGGACGACGTGCGCTGTTTGCTGCTCGCCGAAGACGAACTTGCCAGAAGTGCCCCGCTGGAACGGATCCTTCCAGCGCCCAACAGCCACCGCTACATCGGCTTTACCGAACACCCTCGGTACTACAACCGATTGCTGGACGCGTGGGAACACCGATACTGCCATAACCGCGCCGACGGAATCACCCTGCTGCAGTCGCTGTGCGCCCAGAAAGTCCACCTCCAGGTACCGCCGAGCACGCTGAAAAAG CGTCAAGAACTCGCCAAACAACAACAGCCACAAATGCCACAAGCACAGCTCAAACCACCACACCAAACAACACATCAACAGCAACAACTCAAGAAAGctcaaaatccaaaattcacaTCTCAAGCGTGCACTGACCGCGCACACAAATGCACAAAGCATCAACATCCCGAAGCCGATCCACCACAAATTACCTCCAACCGTCCCTACCTGCCCCGAAAACCGAAGAACTCCAACCTCCCAATGCTCCTCTGA
- the LOC120412798 gene encoding uncharacterized protein LOC120412798 produces the protein MVKAAGADAAAPAPDNSTTNSENSGSQDSGVHSEPPSGPCSAFHSQDSIDQLPNEQEPQLMDSSEAVKADQADEDNIRLGDKIKLILDDALLLKQQQCGDTENAIIVQQ, from the exons ATGGTGAAA GCCGCCGGTGCCGACGCAGCAGCACCAGCGCCTGACAACAGTACAACCAACAGCGAAAACAGCGGCTCCCAGGACAGCGGCGTCCACTCGGAACCGCCGTCGGGCCCTTGTTCGGCGTTCCACTCGCAGGACTCGATCGACCAGCTCCCGAACGAGCAGGAACCCCAGCTGATGGACTCCAGCGAGGCGGTGAAGGCCGACCAAGCCGACGAGGACAACATCCGGTTGGGCGACAAAATTAAGCTCATTCTGGACGATGCGTTGCTGCTGAAGCAGCAGCAGTGCGGTGACACCGAGAATGCCATTATTGTACAGCAGTAG
- the LOC120412820 gene encoding uncharacterized protein LOC120412820 has translation MATIQSSDIAMHYGQHFVPMNNNPIQGVMAVPSEAGHQYTTSAPIQQYGRQTPQQQHMGASAKTIQAEKPTILNHTLPTGTQHPVLMKIETPAVHHVQQQQQQQIHQSKMWLLIEWEMPAGEPNTYSVIDSSELVLHGLGRGKETIHTGKTIFVKRGNKIQQATVVIISDDKQFIDTELSQLRKMAAENLHRLSVASQDQNHQISNGNVEHQSKRRRTDNQSHDDLEPVSPEYEPMPVQSHVANWVNNCKPPERVISPSPSIMSMHVPVGPAVLRAPPPMTFDQQTQTDAKFFPNEPQRTTTVVSPPELARILSLQESILAEQKSVRMENEYNRKMMFDMMEKLSSFAETLQQLTVKVESSTQRNEFKYEITEVKSPGIPPAASYVVLGTGGEESRDQASSVAESYAQKSSAILETTADNLVIDHIALQHDDSNMSFSQSRFSVKDDNASNTSTPKNQSLNFSKRFSASALSLSNASVHSQHSNSPAACEANKRSAVKDVLKDWADDDGGDDSELTPIGPNNTMVKKQVLRAINWNNYKAATRKLLMTLFTREKLASHTLTGRPSPAFMGDRAKPVKDKLDQTIITDIISIITRSCNVTEPMVRTAITTKCADENKMSRMKVGRTPAASSQRTMTQFVKDTSSAASAVNSATAAPAAVATSTPANSHPKRIKRENKENVH, from the exons ATGGCAACGATACAGAGCAGCGATATTGCCATGCACTATGGGCAACACTTCGTCCCGATGAACAACAATCCGATCCAGGGAGTGATGGCAGTTCCTTCGGAAGCTGGCCACCAGTACACGACATCCGCTCCAATTCAGCAGTACGGTCGTCAGACGCCCCAGCAGCAGCATATGGGTGCCTCGGCGAAGACGATTCAAGCGGAAAAGCCCACGATCCTGAACCACACACTCCCCACTGGGACGCAACACCCGGTGCTGATGAAGATTGAAACACCTGCAGTCCATCatgtccagcagcagcaacagcaacaaataCATCAGTCCAAAATGTGGCTGCTCATCGAGTGGGAAATGCCGGCGGGGGAACCCAACACATACTCCGTGATCGATTCTTCAGAACTGGTCCTGCACGGTCTAGGAAGGGGGAAGGAAACCATCCACACCGGGAAGACGATCTTCGTGAAACGAGGCAACAAAATTCAGCAGGCTACAGTGGTAATAATTTCTG ACGACAAGCAGTTCATCGACACCGAGCTGTCCCAGCTGCGGAAGATGGCAGCGGAGAACCTGCACCGGTTATCCGTGGCATCCCAGGACCAGAACCATCAGATCAGCAATGGGAATGTCGAG CATCAATCCAAGCGTCGCCGAACCGACAACCAATCCCACGACGACCTGGAACCGGTGAGCCCCGAGTACGAGCCGATGCCGGTGCAGTCACACGTGGCCAACTGGGTCAACAACTGCAAACCGCCGGAGCGCGTGATATCGCCCTCCCCGTCGATCATGTCCATGCACGTGCCTGTCGGTCCGGCAGTTCTCCGAGCACCGCCGCCGATGACGTTCGACCAGCAAACGCAAACCGATGCCAAATTCTTCCCCAACGAGCCTCAGCGGACGACGACGGTGGTGAGTCCTCCGGAGCTGGCCAGAATCCTGTCGCTGCAGGAGTCGATCCTGGCGGAGCAGAAGAGCGTTCGCATGGAGAATGAGTACAACCGGAAGATGATGTTCGACATGATGGAAAAGCTCAGCTCGTTTGCCGAAACGCTGCAGCAGCTaacggtgaaggtcgagtcgtCAACGCAGCGCAACGAGTTCAAATACGAGATAACCGAGGTTAAAAGTCCTGGCATTCCGCCCGCAGCAAGCTACGTTGTGTTGGGAACCGGTGGCGAGGAAAGCCGTGACCAAGCGTCCAGTGTGGCTGAGTCGTACGCGCAGAAATCGTCCGCGATCCTCGAAACAACCGCCGACAATCTGGTGATAGACCACATCGCGCTGCAGCACGATGACAGCAACATGTCCTTCAGCCAGAGTCGGTTCTCGGTCAAAGATGACAACGCCTCGAATACGTCCACACCAAAGAACCAAAGCCTCAACTTCTCCAAACGATTCTCCGCGTCTGCTCTCAGCCTCAGCAACGCTAGCGTTCACTCGCAGCACTCCAACTCGCCGGCAGCCTGCGAAGCCAACAAAAGATCTGCCGTGAAGGACGTCCTCAAAGATTGGGCCGACGATGACGGTGGCGACGATAGCGAGCTAACTCCGATTGGCCCCAACAACACCATGGTCAAGAAGCAAGTGCTCCGTGCAATCAACTGGAACAACTACAAAGCCGCGACTCGCAAACTCCTCATGACCCTCTTCACCCGTGAAAAACTGGCCTCGCACACCCTCACCGGACGACCCTCGCCGGCCTTCATGGGAGATCGCGCCAAACCCGTCAAGGACAAGCTCGATCAAACCATCATCACCGACATCATCTCCATAATCACCCGTTCCTGCAACGTCACGGAACCGATGGTCCGAACGGCCATCACCACCAAGTGTGCCGACGAGAACAAGATGAGCCGGATGAAGGTCGGCCGAACCCCGGCTGCGTCCTCACAGCGAACCATGACGCAGTTCGTGAAAGACACGTCATCGGCTGCTTCAGCTGTCAACTCGGCCACGGCAGCACCGGCAGCAGTGGCCACTTCAACCCCTGCGAATTCCCACCCGAAACGCATCAAGCGCGAGAATAAGGAGAACGTTCACTAG